One window of Camelina sativa cultivar DH55 chromosome 4, Cs, whole genome shotgun sequence genomic DNA carries:
- the LOC104784275 gene encoding jacalin-related lectin 23-like codes for CATEVITNLVFKTSKGRKSPLFGPNLLGITTGTKFDIEDGGKKIVGFHGRSGNALDALGVYFVHGSLTPSSSPPVYKLDARGGPGGRAWDDGSYGGVKTLSIGQDNSRITYLEFEYEKGGKLETRQHGVKGKTPLKQFELNPYEYIKSVEATYDKPDNFRNIVITSLTFETSKGTAVFCGSKVGKKFKLEQKGRRLVGFHGKDSSAIDALGAYFAPLPTPTPMIPAKKLLAIGGNGGVAWDDGVYDGVRRILVGQGNDGVAFVKFEYKKGKDLVPGDDHGKKTLLGAEEFELEDGEYLI; via the exons TGTGCCACGGAGGTGATCACAAACCTCGTCTTCAAGACCTCAAAGGGTAGAAAGTCTCCATTGTTTGGTCCAAACTTGCTTGGAATTACCACCGGTACAAAGTTTGATATTGAGGACGGGGGAAAGAAGATCGTAGGATTTCATGGACGATCGGGTAATGCTCTCGACGCTCTTGGAGTTTACTTTGTACATGGCTCTCTAACCCCGTCGTCGTCGCCGCCTGTTTACAAGCTGGATGCACGAGGAGGTCCAGGGGGGCGTGCATGGGATGATGGATCTTACGGCGGCGTTAAAACGTTGAGCATTGGTCAAGATAATTCTCGTATCACTTATTTAGAGTTCGAGTACGAGAAAGGTGGTAAGTTAGAGACACGTCAACATGGGGTCAAAGGAAAAACACCATTGAAG caGTTTGAGCTTAACCCGTATGAATACATCAAATCGGTGGAAGCAACCTATGATAAGCCGGACAATTTCCGCAATATCGTCATTACATCGCTTACGTTCGAAACATCAAAGGGGACAGCGGTATTTTGTGGGTCTAAGGTGGGTAAGAAGTTTAAGCTAGAGCAAAAGGGTCGCAGGCTTGTAGGGTTCCATGGAAAGGACAGTTCAGCTATTGATGCTCTTGGAGCATATTTTGCACCTCTCCCTACTCCGACTCCTATGATTCCAGCCAAGAAACTACTAGCAATAGGCGGCAACGGAGGAGTTGCATGGGATGATGGTGTCTACGATGGTGTGAGGAGGATACTTGTAGGACAAGGAAACGATGGTGTAGCCTTTGTCAAGTTTGAGTACAAAAAGGGCAAAGACCTTGTACCCGGAGATGACCATGGAAAGAAGACATTACTTGGAGCTGAAGAG TTTGAGCTTGAAGATGGTGAATATCTCATATAA